Below is a window of Humulus lupulus chromosome 2, drHumLupu1.1, whole genome shotgun sequence DNA.
CAGAGACTtgctgcaggggggatgcataggttttctggctagtgtagtggatatcgctagagttatgccggcagggccgggagagaccagattggtgtgtgattttttgaatgtattccctgaggatctaccagggttgccgccgcgcagggagattcagtttgagatcgagttagcaccggggacagaaccagtatcaaggacaccgtacaggatggcaccagcagaactgaaagagttgaagatatagttgcaagaacttctggatttggggtttatcaggcctagttattctccttAGGGCGCTCCAgtattgtttgttaagaagaaagatgggaccttgaggatgtgcatagattacagagaattaaacaagttaactattaagaataagtaccctctaccaagaatTGACGACTtctttgatcagctgcagggtaagacggtgttctaaaagattgatcttcgatctggttatcactagctgaggatcaaggatgaggatataccaaagacggcctttcggacacggtatgggcattatgaatttttggtcatgtcttttggtctgaccaacgcCCCCGCAACTTTTacggacttaatgaacagggtgttcaaggacttcttggatcagttcgtcattgtcttcatcgacgacattttggtttactccagttcagaggcagagtaTGAGCAGCATTTtcgacaggttttgcagaggttaagggagcatcagatatatgctaagtttaagaagtgtgagttctggctaccagaggtgacctttcttggacatattgttgtggcagaagggattaaggtggatccgtccaaggtagaagcagttagagattggccgaggccaaggaacgcctgagaggtgcggagtttccttgggttagcaggttactacagaagATTCGTTGAAGGGTTCTCggagatttcttcaccgatgacaaatttgacaaggaagaatcagaagttttcCTGGTcaaagaagtgtgagaacagttttcaagaattgaagcgacgacttatttttgcacctgtgttgagtcttccttcggaggaaggaaagtttgtggtttattgtgacgcgtcgaggatgggtttaggctgtgtgttgatgcagaatgagagagttatagcctatgcatctcggcagttgaaggagtatgagcagcggtatccgacacatgatctggagttagcagcagtggtattcgcactgaaggtgtggcgtcactatctgtatggggagaagtgcgagatatacactgatcataagagtctgaagcatttcttcacccagaaggatttgaatatgaggtagagacgttggttggaattggttaaggattatgactgtgatatcctttaccatcctggaaaagccaacgtggtggcagatgcgttgagccggaggggcccaggacagttgtatggttccacccagatctcgagggaattggctgatgagatgatcagggcaaagatagaactggtggtaggccagttagccaatatcactttgcagtcgactctgttagagcggatcaaggagggtcagttagtggatgcgcagttgcagaAAGTTAAGCAGCATGCCTTAGCGAGGACAGCTAGGGATTATTCAGTTTCTGAGATAGGTTTGctccgatatcagggacggatatgtgttccggcagatgaggggattagacgagagatattggatgagtctcacactacgccatactcacttcatctgggtaccacaaagatgtatcaggatctacggacattatatttgtaacgccctactaccttagagccgttactaagtgagtttaaaacagaaattgtgcatctaattgactcaagtggtttctaaaaccaaaagtgtgaataaaccagagtttaaggctgtactctttgaaaatgtttagtttcattaaaaacgttaattataaaacatctgggatcccaaaataaggtttacaaaatatttacaactcaaaatagatttacacttgatcagctatcaaaagaatggttaaatacagccatatacaaaatgcccccaaccaaagcagtcgggcaggccgaacatgtacgcgccgcccccacgctctccatactcatggccggttgactgactccttgcttttacttgccacacggagcacccgtgagccgaagcccagcaagaaaacccaaataacacataacatatgcaaagtaaatagctggcaataattcactgatacataggaaaaccaccataataaacaagtacggccatgccgctcccaaggccttaccaaagcctggagtttcggttctcaccgcgaggataactcatgtatcccttgggtcccaccctgaatataagcatcccatgtgctgtgttactttcggcccacggccgccccggcctatgccgtacccggcctctgccgctcgtttcatcataataacacatatagtacattcaaaataaacattcacacacatcatggttcatttaagtttatgcatttgcacgtaatacaatccggggccacgccctacaatcacacagtggggccatgccctaaactcgggtcttacggttttcttacctgtatcccgtgctttccaaagtaccacggtcacgagcacggtcctttagcacgagcctctccgaaatcctagtcacaacacacataaaacacttttaatactaaccaaacccaaaaccacttcccgggaccaatcccgcactctcgggacctctaaaaccttaaaacaacaccccggaggcatcccacgaacccccggagctaagacctaaaattgccaaaaagagctaccctgaaaattgccttgtgcagcggcaccacatccttgtgccgcggcacccatcagacagaagctcccttgccgcggcacacaaaaaccctgccgcggcacgccttcgcagacccagaattctgggtttttcctgcaattttccccgagctttaacctccccaaatcatcccaaaccaaaacctaaaccccaaaactcaaatccaaacctcatatgaacaatctaacaccccataaacactagaatcaaatccaaaacatcaatacacacaagatccactcctttgatttcaaattcaacaacccaaatcaaaacccatgaaaatcttaactcaagcattaaattcctcaaccaacacagaaaacaaacttaaataagcataagatccttacctcaagagtagaatccaccctaaaagttcccttgatctccttctaagcttcccacttcagcccttttctacacctcttcttctttcttcttctttgccctagcctttctctcctcttcttttccttctcttctaatttatcaaagccacaagtgacccaaatgcccaaaccgtaccccctaaatcccagctgcataatgtctatttgccttgccaaaagaccaaattacccctccttactaatccttctaagctaaaccttcaagggtacttaagtcttaacactttcatttcaattctaccacttcctatcttaaaacttgttactcacagcagttacaaatggttaccaaattaccaatactaatcactctttctaaactcaacttacaagattcccgaagtacccctgggctcctcccgagccgggtacaacaacccgttgtgacttttagactaactggctcactaggaccgtcccgatgcgtgcatcctggtaaaacatcacactcacatggcacaattcacatagtataattatcacagttatgccctaacatggccaagttacaatcatgctcattttaagacaatcagttctacatgcatactgattcacatagtcatgcatctcaaataatccaatagtcatataacgtgcaataaatcataatgatgcattaaacttaataaagtcacacacaaaatcccatcatgccctccaggcacactactccaggcccttaagccttaacactgaatttgggtcgttacaatattggtggcccgggatgaagaaggatgtagttgaatatgtgtctaaatgtttgacatgtcaacaggttaaggctgagcatcaatgaccagcgggattgcttcagcctttgggtatcccagagtggaaatgggaggatattacgatggatttcatgggaggattacccaagacagttggacttcatgactcggtgtgggtgatagtggacaaatacaccaagtcagctcattttctaccagtgaggtcgacttatacagtggaacagtatgcagagctgtatgtgagggagataattcgtctccttggggttccaaagtctattgtatctgatcgagaccctatctttacctcaaAGTTTTAGGGAGCTTtgtagagagccatggggactcagctaaagtttagcacaacttttcatcctcagactgatggacagtctgagaggacgattcatgtgttggaggacatgcttagggcatgtgtgattgatttcaagggttcttagagtaagtatctcccattgatcgagttttcatataacaacagttatcagccCACGATTAGAGTGGCttcttatgagatgttataaggGAGAAAGtacagatcgcccattcactgggatgagatgggtgagagaaggtatttggggccggatatggttcagaacactaatgaggccattgagaagattcgagccagaatgcttgcttcgcagagtagacagaaaagctacgctgatcctaagcgtaggaacgtggagttccaggttggggaccacgtgtttttgcgagtttttccactgagaggggtgaagaggtttggagtgaagggaaagttgagccctcagtttgttggaccttttgagattctagagaggattggacaggtggcttataggctggccttgccatcgtcgctatcaggagttcataatgtattccatgtctctatgttgtgaaagtatgtttctgatacaacacatgtgttgaggtatgaagacttggaattgcagacagattttaCCTACGAGGAGAGactagttcagattttggatcggaaggacaaagtcttgcaaAATAAGACGATACCGTTAGtaaaagtattatggaggaatagtaaggtcgaggaagtaacctgggagttagagacagcgatgcgggatcagtatcccaagctattcaggtaaatttcgaggacgaaattctcattagaaggggatagttgtaacgacccaaatttgctaataaggcttaagggccttgattagtgttccaTGAGGGCAATAttggattattatgtgatttaaatattcaattatatgtttagtaatgtttttatgataatatgaaataaacatGTTATATATgtaagaaccacattattatgtgggcaggtccgcagagcacgacttgagacgatcctaaggtcagatagcggggaaagtcacaacgggacttaaaatatgactttggacaagtcaggggtactttaggtatcgggtagcgatttggactatcgggttatgaaaataagtataaggagatatatttgaggttaggatgtctaggcgggaatattgggggattttaccattttgccctcggggacggttccggcacctcgAGCCTTGGGAATTAACTTGGTGGATAAGACAAATTTGAGGAAACCCTTAGAAGGAAAATAGACCGACTCTTCTTATCAGCTttattctctctctcactctcaagaaaaacaaaggaaactaaaCTAGAAACACTCAAGGGAAAAACAAAGGGAATTGGGGAATTTGAGCTGAAGAATTGCTGGAACTTAGAGGAAATCAAGGGAAACTTAGAGGTTTAGCTCAGCAAACAATCAAGGATTAAatcagggctaaggtaagcatgAATTTCTTTCTTTCTGTGGTTAGAACTTGAGTTTCAGCTGGGTTATTGAGGTGTGTTCAATTGATGGTTAGGGTGGATTTTAGCTTGGAAAATCTttggaatcagctgggttttggctAGAGGAAGGGTTCTATCAATAAGGTATGTTTTACTCCATGAGATAATgatttgaatttgagttttgactggttaAAATTAGGTGTTTATGTTCTTAGAGTTTTAAGAATTGAAAGTGAGATATCTATGGGTTTTTTagctgaatttctgttgaattgtgtagcataagttgtttaataagttgtggtaatgttgggtgttgagttggggagctttgggatggtttaaggtgaggtttcaagcttagaaatggtGGGAAATATGGGTTTGAAGGGAAGGGTCGCAGCTCTAGGATGAAGAAAGGCCAAGGAGGCTCGACCAAGGGtgggcgtcgcggcgcccaaagcaagggccgcgacgcgtgtctttGTCCAGgttggccttggttctgttttgaggctagggccgctgctaagcttcaagggccgcagcccttagttgtgcacatgaacttttgaggatcttaggcatgggaatgtggtctagtatgctcgggattggtttcaccaccgtgcttggtggaattcagatCCGCGGGAGTTAGtcttgtaactggaaacctatatttgaatattaatggaaccctatactttggttatgactaggtgataaaggattAGGCTcggaaacggatcgtgcttgaggggtgttgctcataatcaataatcgtacagactaaaggtaagaaaattgcacctagttgaatatatgtgatgggactaagggttccttattgtaaatgcttgaaaagatggtattatgccatgcaagccatttagtgaaccaacggcctaagggtgccaagggttacactagcgcacagggcacggctcggccactggtagccgaggacagcttattatgcactgagctcggtttaagcgggccggagtcagtgggttaaacagagggtgcggcctaagtcgtcgtccctgaatattatgtgatatgagtgaaatatgtgattgattgtatcttgaatctaaaTATATGTGTTgaatgtttattgtggattatatGATGGGAGTACATTCATAATGAATTaactgtctgttatcattgattgtattgtatatgatgttttcttgctaggccttggcttacaggtgctatgtggtgcaggtaaaggcaagggcaagttggaccagccctaactggagagctcagcgagtggaatgtacatagccagttgctcagctgccacagttgaggtttaggcaaGGACGTGTGACCCaaagactgtctgtttttccttagaatggctagtggttactcatgtatctttgggagtctgtaaatttACTTTTAATACTGTTTCTTTTgcgatcccgtgtatataacagtttaattatataaaatgagtcttttgagaccaaaacctttttaaccctagctcttacatgtttaatgacacgtttttaaaataatgacttgattagcaagtcttgcacctttataagtacacagtgtagcggtcttggctatccagggcgttacaggggcGCACCCTAAAaagcattttttgtagtagtgataccAGATTATCAATCAAACTCTTTCATCTaacaatcttatttattaattccattattactccactataaatatggagttgtactctaagtatttatagagttatatttacaaagttttctttgtaatccattgatataatcagtaAATGTAGTTATGTTCTCCAATTATGGGTTCGTTAATTCGAGTTGGTCAGAATTACCGTTTTACCGtactaattacctcttgttccttaagtaccattaatttactagacaataattaatctataatcaaattataaatttgatctaaataactattcagttgcagaattaacccttaagggaaccaatattcaatccgttAGGAAAATATGGATTTCATTGTTGTAAGatatgttcccaaccatccatgatattgaatctccaaaacaaaagacactagtctcattatattaagaaactttaacgagtgaatcaaaatatcAAATAAGCACAAACAAAAATTCATGACTACTTAGCAATTAGACTGATTTACAAATGaacatctattatgataagaattaaatatttatagaaaacggtaagtttataaagataattaattcatttCAGTCTTGTCATTTATAATTTCTATTATATACAGTATCTTTATCACGATGTCTATCCAcgtcagtaatctgaatctagacttGTCTCTTGTATgtttagtaaaccgtactagtaatcattcattaaagattctttatattaacattcaaatataataaattttttatttaaatgaataaaatatatttacatgcttttatggTATAAATCCTAACATATTGACATTGACAGTAACTTCGTTCATGAAAAGATACAAACCAGCCAACTGAATATTCTGCCTATTTCCACACAACATCAACTTGCAGACATGTTCACCAAGCCCCTTCCTTCTACCTTGCTTCTACCTATGCTATCCATGATGGTTGTGATTGAGATTCACACTCCATCTTGTGGGGGGGAAGATTAGGAATATGAGTTAGTTATGTTAGTTATTAGTTTTAGTTCTGTCAATTCTGATTTGTTTGTCTTGTAAGTCCTTTATGTTAGTTCATATTATTGTATAAATACGCCTATTGTACTCATTATTATTCATTCAATAAGATGAAAGTTTTCTCTCTTCTCTAAATACAATTGCTGGCCCACGAGAGGGTCTACATGAAGGATCATATGAGGAGTTCTCCAGAACTTAGTGCTCGTGAATATCTCTATATTTGTGACACACGACCCGTATAAATACGCCTTCAACGTGTATTTGTGACACACGACCCGTATAAATACACCTTCAACGTGATATTTAAGCAAAACATAAAAAGTTATGAACAACATATCCTTTAAATTTTAAGCAAAGTAGTcatttgttgttttatttttattattattctatTTTTCCAAAAAAGGAGGGTGGGTGCGTGGCGGGTTTCTAATCTAGTGGGACCTTTCAATAATGTACTTTATTGAAAAAGACATCCATAAATAGTTTGATTTTGTTTTGTTGCAAAATTATACGAGTgccatttttctaattttttcttTGCTGCCTTTCTCTAATTTTTATGTAATGATATTAAGCATTGAGTACATTTGAACAAAATAGTAAGAATATTACGTTGCCAGCTATGGTTTGACATATATGAATAGTGTAATTATGGATTTTCCAGTTGGGTTAATTAGGCAGATTATTATCACAAATAATTAGTCCGAAACAACTTGCACTACTCTAACTAACATATTATATGTCtatttatttgagaaatattcATATTATATACAATGAAATATGATGTGATAGATACTGATACCCATATTTGATTACTTTCAATTTCAAGTTTTACCAACTTTTAAAAACAAGGGAATAAATGGTCCAAGTTTCCTTACCATAAATATATTCTTGTTTTTTATACACAGATTAATATTCTCTATATATTCTCAAAAGTAAAACAAGTAGCTAGAATGAAAAGGCTAGCGCATTCGAGAAAACCCCCTTTCTAGAATCTAAACgctataaataattaaatgtttGAAACTCATCACCGCAATACAAACAATCCTAATAAAAAGCacataaaataaaagtaatataaTTAATATCTATGGCGAAGCAGGCTCGTACAGTTGGGATAGGGATGGACTACTCAGCAACCAGCAAAGCAGCCCTTCGATGGGCCGTTGATAATCTTATCGACGGCGGAGATCACATCATTCTAATCCACGTTGAGCCTCCTAATGCtgatcattccaggaagcagctcTTCGAAGATACTGGGTCACGTAAGTACTTtacatatgttatatgttatatatagtAAGTCTTATATAATTTGCTCAtggatttaatttatttttgttgggTATGTATTGTATAGCTTTGATTCCTTTGGAAGAATTTAGAGAGATAAATTTTTCAAAGCAGTACGGACTGAAAAACGATGCGGAGGTAATTGATATTC
It encodes the following:
- the LOC133819157 gene encoding universal stress protein PHOS32, with amino-acid sequence MAKQARTVGIGMDYSATSKAALRWAVDNLIDGGDHIILIHVEPPNADHSRKQLFEDTGSPLIPLEEFREINFSKQYGLKNDAEVIDILDRASRSKGAKVVAKVYWGDPREKLLDAVEQLKLDTLVLGSRGLGPIRRLLLGSVSNHVVSNASCPVTVVKGSQAKPKS